The Toxotes jaculatrix isolate fToxJac2 chromosome 14, fToxJac2.pri, whole genome shotgun sequence genomic interval ACTGGCTGGTGCTGCAGAGTGCATGTGTGCTCACACGCTCCCATGCTGTTGGCATGTGGCAGGCACTACTGGAAGAAGGGGTGCTAAACCATGGTATGTAAAATGTTAGCTGTCTTTCATGTCTTGAATGCTGTTAAGATCAGTTCCTCACATTACATAGTTTCTGTGACATACTGTAATTCCCAAACCTTTATTGCAAaaacagctgagaaagataAGCTACGTTTTGGAAACAAATTTCCGACTATAAGCAAAGTGTCGCTGAGTTTGAGTATAGGCTTTGAATCTGAACATCAGTCACAGTGAGAGCGTCAGTATGAATACCAGAATGGAAATTAATTAGAAGTTTGGAAGCATGAACATAAAATATAGATCTAGCCTTGATCTTAGATTCTTAGAGACTTCAAAGACGATGTCTGAAGTGATGTTGTGAGATGAAGAAAACAACTGTGatgctaagaaaaaaaaaaaagtcactctgcatatttgtgtgttacGCTTGTCTTTTAACTGTGTGCTTGTCTGCTCCTCAGTGGACCAAGAGCTGGGTTTCCAGGACAAGTACCTGTTCTACCGTTTTCTTGACGATGAAGAAGAGGACACACCTTTGCCtagtgaggaggagaagagggagagtgaggaaGAGCTGCCAGAGACCATCCTCTTCCTCGCTCAAATTGGCCCTGACGCACTGCTGCGCATGATCCTCAGGAAATCGTCAGtcgatcaataatcaataataacaTACAATATTAtcatgtgaaataaaatgacCATAGCATCTGCAGTGACTACTTTAAACACAACAATATTTCAGCGTTGATGATAGGTGGATTGCGTGCTTGAAATCTTCATGGTGAGTTAATTCTGActaacctctgtgtgtgtccataggCCTGGTCAGAGGACAGGGGATGACCTAGAGATCATCTATGATGAGCTGCTTCACATCAAGGCCTTAGCTCACCTCTCCAACACTGTGAGTCAGACGGTCCACTTCTCTTTTAAAGGGACAGTGCAGGTTTCTAAGACGGCTGTTCATTTGCCAGAACCACTTGCTACAGCCTTTTTGTGTTTAAGACTAGAGGGACAAGTTGTTGTCACTGTCAGCAATCCTCCTACCAGTGTAACAGGACACGGTTTTATACACAATCTGCCCCGTGTTGGCAAGTGTTCACCATGTGGGGGAGGTCTTAAGTCTGTACTGGCTCcagaagtgtttttgtttacatgctCCATACAGAGAATTTCACTGCCAGAATAGATATTACATGTACAGCTACTACATGCAGTCACATTGACAGAGTATTATAAATTACCCAAAGCACATTCCAAGAGTTAACAGGTTCCCAGCCAAAGGGTTTCAGTGAGtttctttaactttttaactGGCTTGTAGTCCCACTGATATCCATTAACCTTCTGAACACAATACTTGCTTTAATTCAATTTGAGAACTTTGTCTTTATATGTACATAGAACATAGTCTTGTCATTTGAAGACAATTTGCAAAAAGTGAAAGCTAAAATGAAAGTGTACAATACACATACATTACAGCTGTAAAGGTTATGTGCAAAATTCAGCAGGGTAAAGTGTGCGCAGTGTTTCCTACATTATAACCACACAGTACAAGCAGACATAGAGATGCAAAGATGCAAAGACTACTCCTCATGATTGACTTCCAACTCACTTTAaaaaaccctaaaaaaaaaaaaaaaccctgatctttatcttttatttttatattttcacaaatTTTTGCAGTGCTGCTAAATCTAATATGGCCTTAATTTTGAAACTGTGTATTCTCGTTTGCAGGTGAAGAGGGAACTGGCAAGCGTTGTGATCTTTGAGACACATGCAAAAGCTGGAACCGTGTGTAAGTCTTCACTTTGTCCTAGAATGCACTTTGGTTGTGCAGCAGGGTTTTTCAAAGTGTGCGGTTGTGGAACTAACCACAGAGACAAAAGTGAGACTACTGCATCCCCAACACCTCCCATCTGTTCTCTGGTTTTCAGGGCAAACATCTGTATATGAATGGATAGAGAGGTGCCACTGTTCCTGGAATATAAGAACCGTGCTGATAGGACATTCTGGGCGTTTCTTAGTACTACCAAAAAAATATCAATAGTAGAACACAAAAAACGTTAATATAAATGGATTTTGGacgttcatttttatttttcttgtcttaaTTGATGCAAACTCACGCTTTAAGCTTTGAAACAACAGTTGCCATAATTTGGGTGCACTGGGGGATGTATGCAGGAAGTATAACGTTGCCATGCAGTCACTTACTATAGTTAGCTGTAAGCTCCAATTTGAggcactttttctcttttttcttttttaaaatttttggcCTGTATATGTAACATACCCTGACACGTTTTCAGGAGCATAGGCTAAAAAGCAAGAACAGTCTCAAGATTAAAGAACACCTGCAGACTGAATTCGTGCTCCCAGGATATGTCAACATTTTGACACCAAACACCAAAGTATGCAGAATTAGCTGTTAGCatttcctgtttgcagtgtaCCCATGGATGTAAAGAAAACTAACAGTGGATTACTATAATATACTGAAGGAAACATGCTGATCCTCAGGCAAATCCTGGAGGTATAATTTTCTGTGGTTTCTAAGTGTATTTATAGGCAGTTATTTGTGATGGACATAGCAGATAATGATATCCTCGGGAAGTGTAAGTCACAcagaatctaaaaatatgtgtatcATGTCTGTTACAGTTATGACGTTGTAACTCCAAGAAGTACTACTCTTCACGCTCCCCCTTCAACTCCTCCGCTCCTCCCTGAGGGAGGCACgcctcacagtttgaaaacctctggtGTACAGAATGAGGGTGTTAGTCGTGTATGTGAGGAtgatttgtgtttgtcctctttATCTTCCAGTGTTCAACCAAGGAGAGGAGGGCACATCATGGTACATCATCCAGAAGGGCTCTGTCAATGTGGTTATCTAtggcaaggtgtgtgtgtgtgtgtgtgtgtgtgtgtatgtgcgcgtgtGCTCGAATGCATTCATCCACCTACACGCGTATGTTGTCTTTGTTTGGCACATGAGCATTGTTGTAGTTTTCAGCTTCATTTGATGatatttcatttctgtgtgtactGGATTGAAATGCATTGCTCATCGTGTTTGTGTGGAGCAGACCAGCAGCATGTGCCCTGTGAGGCAGGGAAACACCAGCAGTGAAGTTTGGCAAACTCTCCTCAGCTCACCGTGACTCATCACTATGATTAAATGGCTTAAGGGATTGTACGCATACACAAATTCACACCACACAACCACTGTACAGGCAGATGTACTGTGCACCCTcatgtttgtgcacacacattaatcacacatgcgtgcacaaacacatacacacacacacacacacacacacacacacacacacaggcaggaacaCATGATTCATCCTATTTCTGAGTTCTCTTGCTCCTTTCTGATTTTTCTTCAGGGCTTAACATGACTAGtaaactgtgtttgagtcttAGCTTGTTTGTGTCCTGGTATATGTTTGTCCATGCGTGcaaatcatttttgtgtgtgtgtgtgtttgtcttagGGTGTGGTGTGTACGCTCCATGAGGGTGATGACTTTGGGAAGTTGGCCCTGGTTACAGATTCACCTCGTGCTGCCTCCATTGTCCTGAGAGAGGACAACTGCCACTTCCTTCGTGTGGACAAGGAAGACTTCAACAGGATACTCAGGGTGGGCGGACATGCTAACATCAGATGACTATTTGTTCCAAATGTTTCTAAATACTCTTTTTTTTGCAATACATATTCACAAAGTTAACATTCTGTAACATACAAGTCAAAAGTTAGGTGTAATCCATTGAACACCatctgaaggaaaagaaaaagtggtcTTTGACTTGACTCTGACCTCACTGTGGATCTGCTCATTGTAGCTGTCTGAAGCATTATACTGCACTGTGTGCCTGGTGGTGTTTGTCTCCCCCCTCTGGCGTATGAGCTgtattacattttaaacatcATCCTCTTCTTATTGAACATACAGTGAGACTGTGCTATGgattttttaaatgcaggatGTGGAAGCCAACACAGTGCGTTTGAAAGAACATGAACAAGTTGTGCTGGTGTTAGAAAAGAGTCCTCGCACTTCCACCTTGGGAAGCATCAAGTATGTGTGAGTTTGGGTGCATACAGTACCAACAAATGTACATACTGACATAGATGGAAGTAGTCAAAAAATGTGTATGctaatctctctctgtgtcagcGTTTGGTAaaatgtggatgtttttttttttatgcaacaCTCTGCATCCTCTCACCTTTTGAAGGTACACTGTGATATCAGGAACGCCAGAGAAGATTCTTGAGCACTTCCTGGAGACCATGAGGATGGACGTACATCACAGTGAACCAGGTAGCCAGAGAAAAATATCAGATGCAGAGCAGAAATAAGTTAGATTGGATTTTTAAACATGGTTATTGAGGTTATCTTGTCATATGTAATAGTATATTAAGAGCTACCCATATTGTACAACTATAATAAAAAGGCATCGTCTCTTAGCAGTATCTGGCACATAAACCAAAATGAAatagttattatttattttcactaaAACACCAGAGCGTAGTTTATTTGTTGTGATATGAAGTTGTACACTGTGCACCGTGGATTTATGTAACGAAAGTTTCCTTTTTAACTCAAGTTTTAAACCATCATTTTAAAAGATTGTGCACAGAGTTTAAGTTTAGATTAGAACCCAGAACCCTGATTTGGCAATTTAACATACCAGAGATAGTACAGACattaaatgaaatgcatcatATTGAAATGAGAAAGGACGAACAGACAGATACGCAAGATAAATGGATTCATGATAAAAGGCATTATCACAACCTCTTGAGTCTCTTGATTCTGTTGCTCCTCATTTCCCCCACTCTCTTCCCTCCtgccctctctgtttttcttctcatctgtTAGACCCAGCAGTGGATGATTTTGTCCTCATGCACTGCGTCTTCATGCCCAACAGCCAGCTGTGTCCTCTACTCATGGCACAATATCCTTCCTGCCTTtactctctcttgctctctctgcctTGGTACACggtatttcctttttttttttttgattcataCTGTCTGTAATACCCACTCATTGGGTGCACTTACAAATTTAAAACAGCAACCAGCATCTTATGTTGACAACATGTCCATTGTTTGCCGCATAGTGTGACAGTGCTACTGACAGAATCTTGGACTGTGCAACTTAGAGTTCTGCTTATGGAAGCGCTGAAGCAGCAGTTGACCACCCAGCACTAATGAACTGCTGACTGAGAGCTCACCTCTTCACACCATTGTACGAAGTTGTAATCCCAGCTGACAAGGTCTTTTCTTATTGTCTTAGTCATTGTACTGCAAgtgttcagcttgtgttttgccactgctgtgctgttgaTTACACATAATAAACAGAGCCCTTATTTGACACCTATGGAAGGATGCAGGATTCGGTAGATTCCCCTCAAGTATCAGTTCTGTTTTCATTAAAGCATTTAGTCCTGCTGACAAATTTTGAtatcactgtctgtctgtgtgttcaccaTGTCAGAAATGCAATATTTACATCTTTGTATTTATCTTTAACCTCGTGTGCACCTACCATGCGGCATCTCCGCCTGGCTCTGAACAGGAGAGGCTGGAGTATGCGCTCAACAGTAAGAGAAGGGCCCTCATTCTGGCCCTGCGCtgggctaacacacacacatacctgctACAGGAGGAGCCAGCTGCAATCTCTTTCCTGGAGGTAAACATGAGCAAGATTTCAAGTGCAAAGAAATTACACAACTTCAGACTGATCCTGTTCGTGGTATGAGCGTggttcttcctctctgtctctctgcaggagcTGTATGGAAGTTTATCAAACGATTCTCGGATGCTGAGAGCTCTGAAAGACTTGGTCCCTGACCTGGAGAAAATCGTCAAATTACAGTATGTCTCTCAGCTCCTACAAATTTAAACTTTCTCTCGATCTTTTATGTCCCAAACCCCAGTCAAATTTATTTACTGcatagtttttttgtttctaacttttttgtcactttgtAGTTCAGAAGAAGCCAAATCAACAAAAAAGGTATGCCCAgactgctgttctgttttttttttttaaacaaaatgtaaactgtATCATAGTGATGTGGATACTGACACGTTTCCGCATGTAATCCAACAGAAAACCCTAATACGACAGTTCAGCAACGGAGAGGAAAGACTGCAAAAGAAGCAGCCCATTAGGAATCAGGATGAcagtaagtttgtgtgtgtgtgtgtgtgtgtgatcacattTTGTGTAAGAAAAGCAAAACCTTCCACATGATTCTCATCATATGCAACTCTTTCCATCACCATCACATTTTTTAAGGCTACTAGTCGGGATTCAGAGTGATCACAGAccatatttttgtatttcattattatttctgtttgtgtgtccagtccTGTTGAAGGTGTACTGCAGCGATCACACGTACACAACTATCCGGATTGCTGTGGCAGCGACAGGAAGAGACGTCATCAGCGCTGTGGCCGACAAACTTGGCACCACTGACGAGCTGCTGTTGGTCCAGCTGAGCTCTGCTGGTGGTAAGAAGACAGATCGTCTTAGATGGGAAGGAGAAGTCAAACCGTAACATTACCTTCAGATAGTTCATCAGTAATTTCAGGGACTCCTTGTTGAAGATTACATCTTAAACAGCTGATGCACATTGTTCCCAGTGTCTTTATGTTGGGACAGAGGTGGGTGGTACAGCTCTATCTAAACTATCCcccttttattttacagaaaaacaaatattgaaGCCTAATGACGTGTCAGGGTTTTCCACTTTGAGCATCAACGGGCGATTATTTGCCTGTCCTCGAGACCAGCTCAACAGTCTGGTAagacattaatgtttttttttttttttaatttaactggtTTACAGTACTAAGAGTATCATGTCTTTTGAGCATAGTCttttcagcaaaaacaagcaaCCAAGAGTAGAAAATGAGCTCACTGCTCTCAATGACAATCAAGTTTACACAGCTTGTCATAACGTTTGTAATTCATATCCtgttttaatggatttttaatgcatctctgtgtgtggaCCTGTGCtcactgtttatatttttgtatgtgcttgtgaatttatgtgtgcatttgtggaTTATACGTCTCTCAGACTCCTCTTCCAGACCAGGAGGGCCCCTCTGCAGGCTCCATGTCAACTTTTGAACTAATGAGCTCAAAGGACCTGGCTTATCAAATGACCATGTTTGACTGGGAGCTCTTCAGCTGTGTACATGAGGTATCACACAATCACAGACTCACACTAAAAACAACCTCAGGGCAGATGCGGCAGACTACAATCTTTTACAAATGTatgcttttttttggcatagagccaaaaaaatttttttattttacactttgaaagaaaaagaaaaaacaggtaTCTGCGAGTTTGGTTTTTACAGGTGCTGCACTACTGTAAATGCTTGATAGATGCAGGGTGGCAGGGCCTGTCCACTGGATTAACTATAAATCTGCTTCTCCTAATGTCTCCTCCCTTGCTCTCCCCAGCACGAGCTGCTCTACCACACGTTTGGCCGGCAGAGCTTCAGAAGAACTACGGCTAATTTGGACCTATTCTTGCGGAGGTTCAACCAGGTTCAGCTGTGGGTTGTTACAGAAGTCTGCCTCTGCGGACAGCTCAGCAAGAGAGTCCAACTCCTCAAGAAGTTCATCAAGATAGCTGCACAGTGAGTAGGACCTGCTGGTGCCTGTGACATGCTTCATATGCACGTTGATTTGTACGCATGCACTTACATTTCAGTAAGGTTGATTTGAGTTgcattcactttctttcttgtgttttgtctgtagCTGTCGAGAGTTTAAGAACCTGAATTCTTTCTTTGCCATCATTATGGGGATGAGCAACCCTGCTGTCAGCAGACTGAGCCAGACGTGGGAGGTAAACGTCTTCTTCGAAAAACCAATTAATCTGCGTCTAGATCTGCAGCGAACCTTGTTTGTATTCCGCCGTTGCTAAAGTACTACATTCCTGTCTCCTGTCACTGAGATCCTATCTGTTTTTGGCAGAAACTCCCCACAAAATTTAAGAAGTTCTATGCTGAGTTTGAGAGCATGATGGTAAGCTGCATTTTAAAGTGGTTTTGGATTATATCTTTAATGGGTCCGTTCACCTAAATTACgaaaacagaattttctctTTTACCTCAAGTTGTATCCTGGCATGTGGacactgttattttttatttttatttgctcagACTTGCAGGACATTaaatagtgttttgttttttgtaatcaGCCTGAACCAACCTTTAAATCTATTTATTAGGCAGTGACTCTGTTGATTTGTTT includes:
- the LOC121192877 gene encoding rap guanine nucleotide exchange factor 4-like is translated as MESGSNNDRLTDKDNMNSDSANKAHNKIPSEKLQRAGKVLRNAILSRAPHMIRDRKYHLKTYRQCCVGTELVDWLVLQSACVLTRSHAVGMWQALLEEGVLNHVDQELGFQDKYLFYRFLDDEEEDTPLPSEEEKRESEEELPETILFLAQIGPDALLRMILRKSPGQRTGDDLEIIYDELLHIKALAHLSNTVKRELASVVIFETHAKAGTVLFNQGEEGTSWYIIQKGSVNVVIYGKGVVCTLHEGDDFGKLALVTDSPRAASIVLREDNCHFLRVDKEDFNRILRDVEANTVRLKEHEQVVLVLEKSPRTSTLGSIKYTVISGTPEKILEHFLETMRMDVHHSEPDPAVDDFVLMHCVFMPNSQLCPLLMAHYHAASPPGSEQERLEYALNSKRRALILALRWANTHTYLLQEEPAAISFLEELYGSLSNDSRMLRALKDLVPDLEKIVKLHSEEAKSTKKKTLIRQFSNGEERLQKKQPIRNQDDILLKVYCSDHTYTTIRIAVAATGRDVISAVADKLGTTDELLLVQLSSAGEKQILKPNDVSGFSTLSINGRLFACPRDQLNSLTPLPDQEGPSAGSMSTFELMSSKDLAYQMTMFDWELFSCVHEHELLYHTFGRQSFRRTTANLDLFLRRFNQVQLWVVTEVCLCGQLSKRVQLLKKFIKIAAHCREFKNLNSFFAIIMGMSNPAVSRLSQTWEKLPTKFKKFYAEFESMMDPSRNHRSYRLTVTKLEPPIIPFMPLLLKDMTFTHEGNKTFIDNMVNFEKMRIIANAIRQVRHCRSQAFNPDVCQPNKNQAEVRGYVRKLCVIDNQRALTQLSYRLEPRRT